Proteins from one bacterium genomic window:
- a CDS encoding class I SAM-dependent methyltransferase, whose translation MGEARLRRQRYRRLLEERAIWGRWGDVSGGLVLDYGCGNGWFLRRLARRGFKVIGLEVHKESLHWARLGTDGQRVLLVLYGGGVLPVKEESADLILAVGVIRSLMDRGPLEEAVKEWWRCLRKQGRLLLIETDNAALRRKRSVQGILEVLMGGGFQVLAWYPIRKTSWWGLSLIKAGLWPPSLYDWMAAWELRRRQKKGIFPRGKMAYLGEFLKP comes from the coding sequence ATGGGAGAAGCCCGCCTCAGACGCCAGAGGTATCGTAGATTACTTGAAGAGAGAGCCATTTGGGGACGTTGGGGGGATGTCTCAGGGGGGCTCGTGCTGGATTATGGTTGCGGCAATGGTTGGTTTCTAAGAAGGCTTGCCCGAAGGGGATTCAAGGTAATTGGATTAGAGGTGCACAAAGAGTCTCTTCATTGGGCCCGCTTGGGCACCGATGGGCAGAGGGTTCTATTGGTACTCTATGGTGGAGGTGTTTTGCCGGTCAAAGAGGAATCCGCGGACCTGATTCTGGCTGTGGGTGTGATTCGAAGCCTGATGGACAGAGGGCCCTTGGAGGAGGCAGTAAAGGAATGGTGGCGCTGTCTTAGGAAGCAAGGAAGGCTCTTGTTGATCGAGACCGACAACGCGGCCTTGCGCCGCAAGAGATCTGTGCAGGGCATCCTCGAGGTGCTCATGGGGGGCGGTTTCCAAGTGCTGGCTTGGTATCCCATAAGGAAAACCTCTTGGTGGGGGCTCAGCTTGATCAAGGCCGGGCTTTGGCCTCCATCCCTTTATGATTGGATGGCCGCATGGGAGCTCAGGCGAAGACAAAAAAAAGGGATCTTCCCAAGAGGCAAAATGGCTTATCTGGGGGAGTTCCTGAAACCATGA
- a CDS encoding transcriptional regulator, whose translation MTLRRRMMELLQCGWFTLHEMSRELGINEKEVLEHLQHVARSVRPGNSLRIEHCRCLGCGFTFTKRNRLSAPSRCPMCRSERLVPPRFTLMSS comes from the coding sequence ATGACATTACGGCGGCGCATGATGGAACTTCTGCAATGCGGCTGGTTCACTTTGCACGAAATGAGCCGGGAGTTGGGTATAAATGAAAAGGAAGTCTTGGAACACCTGCAACATGTGGCCCGCTCTGTGCGGCCAGGCAATTCCCTGAGAATAGAGCATTGCAGATGTCTTGGCTGCGGTTTTACCTTCACAAAGCGTAATCGCCTTTCGGCCCCCAGCAGATGTCCCATGTGCAGGTCAGAGCGTCTGGTGCCTCCCAGGTTCACCCTTATGTCCAGTTGA
- a CDS encoding pitrilysin family protein yields the protein MIWKAWGSADNSQVFSLKGPVAERFDSQGFVGIVCQQQELPMVALRLMVPTGSWEDPEGKEGIAYLTAHLLVEGTKKRSPAEIHELLDAAGGRFFVEADGDYTMLGFSVLRRDLAQALDLLVEVLREPAFLEEEFLRRKQRLLGEISSQEDRPGGLAHRAFLKALWGPSGYGHDPRGFKEAVSNFGLHDVWEHYKGSIQGKRVLFVAAGDIRPDDFQKKLSQLMSGWSAMEGVQRAPSSRPLPKPSRVLIHKDIPQATVILGQTCVHRGHPDVYALWVMNHVLGGGGFSSRLMEEIRSRRGLAYAVSSSLDARMRGGLFRVGFQTENKNVFNAIELTWEQAELIRSKPVSTKELEEAKAFLVGSFPMRMDSISSLASSLALWELYGLGLDYPSDFASQVNRVDQADLMRVASEHLDPQNWTQVLVGQQDAIQSSR from the coding sequence ATGATTTGGAAAGCTTGGGGCTCAGCCGATAATTCCCAGGTATTTTCTTTGAAAGGCCCAGTGGCAGAAAGATTCGACTCTCAAGGTTTTGTAGGTATTGTATGCCAGCAGCAGGAGCTTCCCATGGTGGCCCTCAGGCTGATGGTTCCAACGGGCTCCTGGGAGGACCCCGAAGGAAAAGAGGGAATAGCATATCTTACGGCTCATCTCCTGGTGGAAGGCACCAAGAAAAGAAGCCCAGCAGAGATCCATGAGCTCCTGGACGCAGCCGGAGGGAGGTTTTTTGTTGAGGCTGACGGGGACTACACCATGCTGGGTTTTTCAGTGCTCAGGAGGGACTTGGCACAGGCATTGGATCTGCTGGTGGAGGTTTTGAGGGAGCCGGCCTTTTTGGAAGAAGAATTTCTCAGAAGGAAACAAAGGCTCTTGGGCGAGATCTCCTCTCAGGAGGACCGCCCGGGGGGGCTGGCCCACAGAGCTTTCCTCAAGGCCCTTTGGGGACCCTCGGGGTACGGGCATGACCCTAGGGGCTTCAAGGAGGCCGTGAGCAACTTTGGACTCCATGACGTCTGGGAACATTACAAGGGAAGTATTCAAGGCAAACGGGTTCTTTTCGTGGCAGCTGGGGACATAAGACCAGATGATTTTCAAAAAAAATTGTCGCAACTCATGTCCGGTTGGTCAGCCATGGAGGGTGTGCAGAGGGCACCCTCGTCCCGCCCACTGCCCAAACCATCAAGGGTTCTTATCCACAAGGATATCCCCCAGGCCACGGTGATCTTGGGGCAGACCTGCGTTCATAGAGGCCATCCGGATGTTTATGCATTGTGGGTCATGAACCATGTTCTTGGCGGAGGAGGGTTCTCCTCCAGGCTCATGGAAGAGATAAGAAGCCGAAGAGGACTGGCCTATGCAGTTTCCAGCAGCCTGGATGCCCGCATGAGAGGTGGATTGTTCCGCGTGGGATTCCAGACAGAAAACAAAAATGTTTTTAATGCAATAGAACTGACTTGGGAGCAGGCAGAGCTCATCCGCAGCAAGCCCGTTTCCACCAAGGAGTTGGAAGAAGCCAAGGCCTTCCTGGTGGGAAGCTTCCCCATGAGGATGGATTCCATTTCCTCCTTGGCCAGCTCCCTAGCCTTATGGGAGCTCTACGGCCTAGGTCTGGATTATCCCAGTGATTTTGCCTCCCAGGTGAACCGAGTGGATCAGGCAGATCTGATGAGAGTGGCCTCGGAACACCTGGATCCGCAGAACTGGACGCAGGTGTTGGTCGGTCAACAAGATGCAATCCAATCTTCTAGGTGA
- a CDS encoding pitrilysin family protein yields the protein MGTAKKGLAGSLDLDGGDISRFLESVQEGSLSNGIRVLFRQRSVSPLLTFQIWYKVGSRDESVGLTGLSHLLEHMMFKGTKNIAPEEFSRIIQAHGGQTNAFTTKDFTAYYEVMAADRIHVALDLERDRIKGLRWRRGEFLSEKKVVMEERRLRTETQPEAVLLEELEAAAYSSHPYRWPIIGWMQDIENITINDLRRYMRTHYVPENMLMVGVGDMEPQRWWDMLEHRFGDLPARKASFSPRVVEPLQKAERRVVVSRQTQVGVMAMGFHVPRLGHEQAPALDVLACLLGGGRSSRLYRRLVRQEELALGVEAEYQLLSLDPGLFFILVRVLPGRSLKRAEELVEEEIEKILTQDGNLEEDLQRVKGQMERNFILSMDSLMAQALTLAQYEFCLSWKSIPVHLRGLREVDSTSLARAARDYLFPQNRTTGWLVPEARR from the coding sequence GTGGGAACCGCAAAAAAGGGGTTGGCAGGGAGTTTGGACTTGGACGGAGGGGATATCTCACGTTTTCTGGAAAGCGTCCAGGAGGGGAGCCTTTCCAACGGAATAAGAGTCTTGTTCAGACAAAGGTCAGTATCCCCTCTGCTTACCTTTCAAATTTGGTACAAGGTGGGCTCCAGAGACGAGTCCGTGGGTCTGACCGGCCTTTCCCACCTTCTGGAACATATGATGTTCAAGGGCACCAAGAACATCGCTCCAGAGGAGTTCTCGCGCATAATCCAAGCCCATGGCGGGCAGACCAATGCTTTCACCACCAAGGATTTCACCGCTTACTACGAGGTCATGGCCGCAGACAGGATTCATGTGGCCTTGGATTTGGAGCGCGACCGGATCAAGGGACTGCGTTGGAGAAGGGGGGAGTTCTTATCCGAGAAGAAAGTTGTGATGGAAGAGAGGCGCCTTCGCACCGAGACACAGCCCGAGGCTGTGTTGCTGGAGGAGCTTGAGGCTGCGGCTTACAGCAGCCACCCGTACAGGTGGCCCATAATCGGATGGATGCAAGATATTGAAAATATTACCATAAATGACCTGCGGCGTTACATGAGGACCCACTATGTTCCGGAAAATATGCTCATGGTGGGTGTGGGAGACATGGAGCCGCAGAGATGGTGGGACATGCTGGAGCATAGGTTCGGAGATCTGCCGGCTCGAAAAGCCAGCTTCTCCCCAAGGGTCGTGGAGCCTCTGCAGAAGGCTGAACGCAGGGTTGTGGTAAGCAGACAGACTCAGGTGGGAGTCATGGCCATGGGATTTCATGTGCCCAGACTAGGTCACGAGCAGGCTCCGGCCTTGGACGTCTTGGCCTGTCTGTTGGGGGGAGGGCGAAGCTCCAGGCTATACCGCAGGCTGGTGCGGCAGGAAGAACTGGCCTTGGGGGTTGAGGCTGAGTATCAACTTCTTTCCCTGGACCCTGGCCTTTTCTTCATATTGGTCAGGGTGCTTCCAGGCAGATCCCTAAAGAGGGCTGAAGAGCTGGTGGAGGAGGAAATAGAGAAGATCCTGACCCAGGATGGAAACCTGGAAGAAGATTTGCAGCGGGTAAAAGGGCAAATGGAACGCAACTTTATCTTGTCTATGGATTCCCTCATGGCTCAGGCCTTGACTCTGGCCCAGTACGAATTCTGTTTGAGTTGGAAATCAATACCAGTTCATCTCCGGGGGCTAAGGGAGGTGGATTCCACAAGCCTTGCGCGGGCAGCCAGGGACTATCTTTTTCCCCAGAACCGCACCACGGGTTGGCTTGTGCCTGAAGCCAGGAGGTGA
- a CDS encoding nitroreductase family protein → MDILELMMTRRSVRRFEPRDVPQEALEKVLQAVQWAPSWANTQCWEIILVKDASLKESLQETLAKGNPAAKAMVEAPLVLVICGKLQSSGYYKGQVTTKFGDWFMFDLGLATQNLCLMAHALGLGTVVVGLFDHDKVRSLLNVPEGYEVVAMVPLGYPSAPSSAPKRREIAEFLHRERF, encoded by the coding sequence ATGGATATCTTGGAACTCATGATGACCCGCAGGAGCGTGAGGCGTTTTGAGCCCAGAGATGTTCCCCAGGAGGCCCTGGAAAAGGTTCTCCAGGCTGTTCAGTGGGCTCCTTCTTGGGCAAATACCCAGTGTTGGGAAATAATCCTTGTAAAGGATGCTTCTTTAAAAGAATCTCTTCAGGAGACCTTGGCCAAGGGTAATCCTGCTGCCAAAGCCATGGTGGAGGCACCTTTGGTGCTGGTTATATGCGGCAAGCTTCAAAGCTCGGGCTATTACAAGGGCCAAGTGACTACCAAGTTCGGGGATTGGTTCATGTTTGACCTTGGGCTTGCGACCCAGAATCTTTGCCTCATGGCCCATGCCCTGGGTCTTGGAACGGTCGTTGTGGGACTGTTCGACCACGACAAAGTGAGGTCTTTGCTCAATGTACCTGAGGGATATGAGGTGGTAGCCATGGTACCTTTGGGATACCCTTCGGCCCCATCTTCTGCTCCCAAGAGAAGGGAGATAGCCGAGTTCCTCCACAGGGAGAGATTCTGA
- a CDS encoding Maf family protein: protein MEPLILASSSRRRKDLMELLGVPFQVVPSLAREELIRARCPQELATQAARLKAYEVAGRYPARWVIGADTDVWVDGMSLGKPRDEEDARRMLRLLQGKVHLVVTGVCVVCIDKGLEKTSAVSTLVQMRQMSEQEVAWYVSTGEPLDKAGAYGIQGLGGIFVSSIQGSYTNVVGLPLSELVLILRELGAWDFLRPQ from the coding sequence ATGGAGCCTCTGATCCTGGCATCCAGTTCCAGAAGAAGAAAAGATCTGATGGAACTACTGGGTGTACCCTTCCAGGTGGTGCCCAGCCTGGCAAGGGAAGAATTGATCAGGGCCAGGTGTCCCCAAGAACTGGCCACCCAGGCCGCTCGTTTGAAAGCCTACGAGGTGGCCGGGCGCTATCCAGCCAGATGGGTGATTGGAGCCGACACAGACGTTTGGGTGGATGGGATGAGCCTGGGTAAGCCCAGGGATGAGGAGGATGCCCGCCGCATGCTGAGGCTGCTTCAGGGAAAGGTTCACCTTGTGGTGACAGGCGTTTGTGTGGTTTGTATTGACAAGGGCCTGGAGAAAACCTCTGCGGTCTCAACATTGGTGCAAATGAGGCAGATGTCGGAACAAGAGGTAGCGTGGTACGTTTCAACGGGCGAACCCCTGGATAAGGCAGGAGCCTATGGGATTCAAGGCCTCGGGGGGATCTTTGTGAGCAGTATCCAGGGCTCCTACACAAATGTCGTAGGCTTGCCCCTTTCTGAGCTGGTCCTGATCTTGCGGGAGTTGGGAGCATGGGACTTTTTGAGGCCACAATGA
- a CDS encoding YggS family pyridoxal phosphate-dependent enzyme translates to MGLFEATMKHETSISRNLEKVRERIAEACLRSGRDPQEVRLLAVSKTVGCERIREALQCGQRLFGENYVQEALPKIHELGAGIEWHFIGHLQSNKAKHVVGNFQMVQTLDRFSLARELDRRAPEGQPLRVLIQVNVAGEQSKSGIAPEDLEALLEQVAELKAIRICGLMTIPPMSSDPEQARPYFRKLSQLRERYSRQLASPHCLDELSMGMTGDLEVAVEEGATIVRVGTAIFGPREA, encoded by the coding sequence ATGGGACTTTTTGAGGCCACAATGAAGCATGAGACCTCCATAAGCAGGAATCTAGAAAAGGTAAGAGAGAGAATTGCCGAGGCCTGCCTGCGCAGCGGCAGGGACCCCCAGGAGGTGCGGCTCTTGGCTGTGAGCAAGACCGTAGGATGCGAGCGAATCAGAGAGGCTCTTCAATGTGGGCAGCGGTTGTTCGGAGAAAACTACGTGCAGGAGGCCCTGCCCAAGATCCATGAATTAGGTGCCGGAATAGAGTGGCACTTCATAGGTCATCTACAAAGTAACAAGGCCAAGCACGTGGTGGGGAACTTCCAGATGGTCCAGACCCTGGACAGATTCTCCCTGGCCAGAGAGCTGGACAGAAGGGCCCCAGAGGGCCAGCCTCTGCGGGTTCTAATTCAGGTCAATGTGGCAGGGGAACAGAGCAAATCCGGGATTGCTCCTGAGGATCTGGAAGCTCTGCTGGAGCAGGTGGCAGAGCTAAAAGCAATCAGGATTTGCGGACTCATGACCATACCGCCCATGAGCTCAGACCCAGAGCAGGCCAGGCCCTATTTTAGGAAACTCAGCCAGTTAAGGGAGCGTTACAGCAGACAACTGGCTTCTCCCCACTGTCTGGATGAGCTTTCCATGGGCATGACAGGGGATTTGGAGGTGGCTGTGGAGGAGGGGGCCACCATTGTGAGAGTGGGGACAGCCATATTCGGACCCAGAGAAGCTTAG
- the proC gene encoding pyrroline-5-carboxylate reductase, with product MAQSFDIGFVGAGQMGSALIRGLVRSGFCEGDRILAADPRQETLMPLIRELGIQAAASTQEVAHKTSTVILAVKPQDVPPALDELAKGLGPRHLLVSIAAGIPLGFLEARLSPGVRLIRAMPNTPCLLSMGCSALAPGKHATSEDMAKARALFQAVGEVVELREELMDVATGLNGSGPAYVFLFAEALVEAGVRMGIPWNSARKMVFQTLRGASEMLVISSQHPAQLKEQVCSPGGTTLAGLAVLERAGFRGLISQAVEQATQRARELGLELERK from the coding sequence ATGGCCCAGTCTTTTGATATAGGCTTTGTGGGGGCGGGCCAGATGGGCTCAGCCCTCATAAGAGGCTTGGTAAGATCCGGCTTCTGCGAGGGGGACCGCATATTGGCCGCAGACCCCAGGCAGGAAACTCTAATGCCCTTGATTCGGGAGCTTGGGATACAAGCTGCTGCCTCCACGCAGGAGGTGGCACACAAGACCTCCACAGTGATCTTGGCGGTCAAGCCCCAGGATGTGCCCCCTGCCTTGGATGAGCTGGCTAAGGGACTTGGGCCCAGACACCTCCTGGTAAGCATAGCAGCCGGAATTCCCCTTGGCTTCCTGGAGGCCCGACTTTCCCCTGGAGTCCGCCTCATCCGGGCCATGCCCAACACCCCCTGCCTACTCTCAATGGGATGCTCGGCTCTGGCCCCGGGAAAACACGCCACCTCAGAGGACATGGCCAAAGCCAGGGCTTTGTTCCAAGCAGTGGGGGAGGTGGTGGAACTCAGGGAGGAACTCATGGATGTTGCCACAGGGCTCAATGGAAGTGGCCCTGCATATGTCTTTTTGTTCGCCGAGGCATTGGTGGAGGCGGGAGTCCGCATGGGCATCCCATGGAACTCGGCCAGAAAAATGGTTTTCCAAACCTTGAGGGGAGCCTCTGAAATGCTCGTGATCTCCTCGCAACACCCTGCCCAGCTAAAAGAACAGGTCTGCTCGCCGGGAGGCACCACATTGGCCGGTCTGGCAGTTCTGGAAAGGGCAGGCTTTAGAGGCCTGATTTCCCAGGCAGTAGAGCAGGCCACCCAGAGGGCTCGAGAACTGGGATTGGAGCTTGAAAGAAAGTAA